In Mycolicibacter virginiensis, the DNA window ATTCAAATCGGGAACGATTGCACCCGAATGGGTGGCGGTAACGGCCGCGGCTCCTGAACGCGACGCGGTGGATGGGGCGCAGTTCGGTGGAGAGGCGCTGCCTGGCGTGAAGCTCCTTCACTGGAAGGTCGACGGCCCAGGTGACTTCTGCACTATCGGCCCAGCGATCACAACAGCAGCGCAGCGGGGGTTCCTCACCGCGGCGCACTGCGGAGAGGGTGACCCGCAGCAGTACCTGCAGCGTGACCGCGACGGCGAGGACGTCACCGAGTATGTGCGGATCACGGAGGGCGAGGACGGTTTTCGGGACGGTATCGTCATAGACAGCGGAGCGCTGTGGGATCCGCCAGCGCAGGAGGCTACGAGCATCGCTGGGAAGTTTCCGATCGGCGGGGTGGTCACGGAAGCGGCCGCGCGCGAACTGCCGGCCGGAACTCCTATCTGCATTGACGGTGCGATCACCGGAGTCGCCTGCGGCCCGCTCGTCACTGCGGATGACGGAGGCGGGCTCATGCACGTTGGCCTAACACGCAACGGCGGCGACTCGGGGGGAGTCGTGTTCGTCGTTGACGGTGCCACGCAA includes these proteins:
- a CDS encoding S1 family peptidase, which encodes MVSRAVTTAAAALMVTAVVSGCSTTVNGSARPSAAFKSGTIAPEWVAVTAAAPERDAVDGAQFGGEALPGVKLLHWKVDGPGDFCTIGPAITTAAQRGFLTAAHCGEGDPQQYLQRDRDGEDVTEYVRITEGEDGFRDGIVIDSGALWDPPAQEATSIAGKFPIGGVVTEAAARELPAGTPICIDGAITGVACGPLVTADDGGGLMHVGLTRNGGDSGGVVFVVDGATQRAALVGLIKGGSRDRTTVAVTYLEPALKRLGAQALTAPDAEPFTGSSFSAAAETF